From one Eucalyptus grandis isolate ANBG69807.140 chromosome 9, ASM1654582v1, whole genome shotgun sequence genomic stretch:
- the LOC120288424 gene encoding LOW QUALITY PROTEIN: probable amino-acid acetyltransferase NAGS1, chloroplastic (The sequence of the model RefSeq protein was modified relative to this genomic sequence to represent the inferred CDS: inserted 2 bases in 2 codons): MYKEVATACALAIGAEKLICIVDGQILDENGRLIRFLTLDEADTLIRKRAKQSETAANYVEAVSQGDAFGTCLGGKNCNGAAPLYNGSSFTPSHNGKGFLEKGNATFQNGVGFDNENGLWEGEQXFAIGGLEHQSRFDYLAELVVAAXVCRRGVQRVHLVDGTLDGALLLELFQRDGIGTMVGSDLYEGTRMARETDFSGIRQIIKPLEDSGTLVKRTDQELLKALDSFIVVEREGQIIACAALFPFFEEKRGEVATIAVSPDCRGQGQGDKLLDYIEKKASSLGLERLFLLTTRTADWYIS, translated from the exons ATGTATAAG GAAGTCGCTACAGCTTGTGCTCTAGCTATTGGTGCAGAAAAACTTATTTGTATCGTAGATGGTCAAATCCTCGATGAAAATGGACGCCTTATCAGATTTTTAACCCTTGATGAAGCAGACACGTTGATTAGAAAACGAGCTAAGCAAAGTGAAACAGCAGCTAACTATGTGGAAGCTGTCAGTCAAGGTGATGCATTTGGCACCTGTCTTGGAGGCAAGAACTGCAATGGAGCAGCTCCTCTGTATAATGGAAGTAGTTTCACTCCTTCACATAATGGAAAGGGTTTCCTTGAGAAAGGGAATGCTACCTTTCAAAACGGTGTTGGTTTTGACAACGAAAATGGACTTTGGGAAGGTGAAC GTTTTGCTATTGGAGGTTTGGAACATCAAAGTCGGTTCGATTACCTGGCAGAGTTGGTTGTTGCTG TGGTTTGCAGG CGTGGAGTTCAGAGGGTTCATTTGGTGGATGGCACCTTAGATGGAGCTTTGCTGCTGGAACTCTTTCAGAGAGATGGAATTGGTACTATGGTGGGTAG TGATCTGTATGAGGGTACCAGAATGGCGAGGGAAACAGACTTTTCTGGAATAAGACAGATAATAAAACCTCTGGAAGACTCTGGCACATTGGTTAAGAGGACTGATCAAGAG CTACTCAAAGCATTGGATTCATTCATTGtggtagagagagagggtcAGATCATAGCTTGCGctgctcttttccctttctttgaagAGAAGCGTGGGGAGGTTGCCACAATTGCAGTTTCTCCTGACTGCCGTGGACAAGGACAGGGAGATAAATTACTTG ATtatattgaaaagaaagcatCCTCTCTTGGGTTGGAGAGGCTTTTCTTGCTCACAACCCGTACTGCAGATTGGTATATTTCCTAA